The genome window CAGGTTACCGTTGGCAttcgataatttcaaaattgaaaactctCAACGTCAGCATCAAAAACTGGGACCGGTCTTGTACACACTATCCAACAATCTGATGGAACTGGACGATCGCAATCAACAGTTTGGCATCGTAAGCGCTATTGCCGAACTGGTGAAGCTTTTCAATCCCATTACGTACCACGCTGTGTGGAATGAGTTCAGTGttttcgaaatttgtttgaattttatgcGAGAGAATTATTGCATCGGAACGGATGCTGCATGCCAGTGTGATATGATAAATATTTGTACGAGCTTAATTGCAGGTATTACAACTGTGCCACTGTGCGTAATGGTTTTAAGATTTGatgtgaaattgaaattttactttaaggAAATGCCTTCGATCTGAAGTACGTTTGGGCGAAGGAAATAAACACATTGCTTCTGCATGTTTTAAAACTGTTGAACATATTCTATCATGTGTTCAACAACACCCAGCCGTTATACATTCCGAAGGGTCAGAAGAACGACATCTTCATTAGCACCAAGGAGTTCCAATTGTTCGAAAGTTTTGGTTATTTTGGCAACGATTATTTCTACCGAAAAATCTACAAACTTCTGAAGCAAAGTTTCGATTCGTACAAGGTGATTTGAATTGACCTACGACGCAGCTCTGTATTTTGTtcaacctttttttttgttcagattACCATAACCAAGGACAGCGGCCAAATAGTCATGGACCTACTCAGTACAACGCTAAATGCGTTAATTGTGATATTAGAAATCAAAGTTCCCGAACCGACATCGAATcccattaaattaattgaagaaaCTCTGCTGTATCTGTCCACATTGATCAACTATGCACCGATGGAATCGGTGATTGCAATCAGACAATTGCTGAAGTACATGTTTTCCATGAATCTGAGATGTCGGACATCCGACTTTGAGTACTTAGCCGGCAATGTTATCGAGAAGGAATGCAAGGGATGTGAGATGAACGACATGACGACGATGCTACGAAATCTATCAATTTCGTCGACCAGTGCGTCGAGTGAGAATGTGGTTCACATATTGCTATTCAAGCCGATCGTTATTCGATGTTTGAAGGTATGGAAAACGGTCGAACTTCTCTACCCGCGTCACCTGAGTTAATTTgtctcatttttttcattttccagattttctCCAAGTCCGACACTTCGATTCAGTCAGCGATTTTGGATATGCTTTGCAAAGCGCTTGAATTTAATGTCAACTATTCACTGCTCGATGCGAACaatgttttcttggactttgTGCTCAAATTGGCGGAGCTAATTGAAACTGGTGCAGTCAGGTAATGATAATTCCATTTTTCTCTGACCATCGACATCTGTCTTCTTCATGCATTCTAATCGATGGATTCGTAAAACGAACTCCactcaaagatttttttttctatccaCCATTCGTTACAGAGAAAGCGAAGTGGTGGTCCCTAGTATCATCAAGTTCTTGTTTTGTCTGACGAAAGAGAAAGACCGAAAACTGATCACAATTCCGAAAATTATCAACATCACCGACACATTGCTGGCAAATGACGTAAGAAGCGGATCGAGGGCGCTAAACGAGCTGGCTTTTAAGTTTTTCTTCGACGAGACCGGCTGTGAGGATGGTTTTAGCATTAAAGACATCAATACACAGAAGGAAGTGGCACTCCGaatgttgataaaatttttgcatgTCAGGGAGGTGGGTTCTGTCTGGGATCCATGATCTGTGTCAACTGGcatgaattaatttaattttgattttctcgCAGATACAAATCAGTTTGTGCAATATCTTGATGTTGCTCAGATCATCCACCAGCGACAACGAAAATAGTTTCTACGTGAATTTGTTGCAAGTAATCGACGACAATCGGGAGCTTTTCTTCGATGTGGAACAGTTCGACAGTATCGATTTGTGTTTCAAAGTCGCTAGCGAGTCAACGTTGATGGAAGAAAGTAATTTGCGTAAAacgttttcattgttttacaGTTACATCAATCAGGTGAAGAGAAATGtagcgataaaaaaaaatcattttcctcTAACGCGTGCTTGATTTTCCATAGAACGAACGATCGTTTGAAGTAATGTCAGTGATTTCGATTCTCATCGAAAATGTCCTATCAAAAGTAACCGAAGAAGTGGCATTGGAGCAAACGCAATTATATTTACAAGAACGAATGGAGCCCATCGCATCGGATCGCGCAACGTTATTCactgaatcaattttttcgttcgtcAAATTTGCTATTGATTCATTGCACTGGTGAGATCCATTTTGATCCATTCATAAGTGTGCACTGCGCTAAACAAAATCTCGATTTTCAATCTTTAGCTCTAATACCGAACGGGACATTCGTGCACGGTACGGACCACATACGCGTAAACTGTTCCGATTACTTCTAAAACATCAGTTTGGTGTCGGCAACTTTGTTGTCATTAAGCGAAACTTATCAATCGCATTGTCAGATCCCGATTTCATTACGACTTCGATCCATAGATTACATGCATCCCATGCGAATGCTTTCATTCAATTCTTATGTTCGATGAAATGCGACTGGCTGCCAATATTGAATGTTTTAGCGAGTTGTGAAGAGACTACTTTCGGAACGAACGCATCTAATATACTGAACGCTGTTGTAGGTGTCATTTATTTGATTGTTAATCGGAAAGatttaatggaaaaaaaatttcagtgcAAGTCAGAACGTTTGAATGATGCGGTAGTTGATTTTCTGATCAATCATTTGGACAAGTTTGTGAACGCAGACCAGCGATTGTTCACCAAATTATTGAATGACCCAGAACACTTTGATCAATTAATCGGTCGAATTGACTTCTTAATAGGGCAACAGTTGTCGCAggtgataaaagaaaattaattttgttcgcAGCTTTGAAGCTAAATTTTCTTCCGGTTTCAGGAAACACAACAATCAATTTACTTGTTGCTGTCCACCTGTGACGTCCTGGAAAATTATCCGAAATGTATAGAGACAACCCTGAAATGTGTCTCCGTTTTCGAGTTTACCAATCTTAGGGTTCAAAccgaagaaattatttttgagcgACTATCATCCCTGTTGGACCTAGATACAACGATCACGAACGTTCTGCCAAAAACCGCATTTTTATCGCTATGCGAATTTTGCCGAAACGAGGAAGTCCATTACAGGTAACTTTATGATGAACGAAGTGGATCGAATTTACCGATTTCGTCTTCATTATTTAGCCTCAAAGATGTCGTCAACAGTCTGCGGCATTTTTATGATGTAGCAACAGAATGCTACGAAGATGAAGTCCTTCGGGCAGATACTATGGCTACGGTTGACGGATCTTGGCTAATTGAACAGGTAAATTATGTCCACAATCTTTATGTTCCGTCGTCAGGACAGTTCATTTGTTTTCAGATTAATTACAAGTCCTTCAACACTCACAAGGACAGTAAAGCCCTAGCCGAGCTACTGTTCGAAATAACATCCGAAAAGCAGTTGTCGTACATTCTCCAATCCAATCAATTCAACATTCGTCACCTGCACAAATTTATAGATTTTTCCTTCGAACACATGGCGAACACATTCAAACACGATTGCATGCAGTTCAATCCACACTTGAACTATCTGAAAATTCCGCTGTTACTGAAGCACTCAATGGTCTGTCTAATGGAACGCATTCAGGCGTTGTGCAATTCAATTTCACCAGATTGTCGTGACAACAATGTCGATAGATTGATCGACGATAAGGGAAATTATCAGAGCATTGTGAAGGCATTGATTTCGTTTCTGGAACACATTGACATGCTGGAGCACACCTGTTTGGCGTTCATTGAACTGAAATTgattgagaaatatttcagGCAAAACATTTTGAAGGAAGAAATGTTTGAGGTGTTGTTGATCTTTGGCACGATTTGCATGTTGTATGCAACAAATGTGTTGGAACGGGAGAACATTCAGCGGTTTGACATTGAAATCTCATTGAAATGTGCCGATTTGATATTGAAGCAGAAATTGCTGTGGAATGTGATAAATAATTCGGATGGCTTTGCGAAACATTTGGATTTATTCGTCGATGTATTGTACAAGACGATCAATGTGCATTTTGGCAGCACCACGCTGATGAGTAAATTTGATATCGAAAGTTTGGCAATCAATGAAACGAATGATTGTGATAAAAAAGCTATTTTCCTGGCTAAATTTGTTGAAGTTCGAAGCAAGAACGAACAGAATGAATACTTTAAGTTAGAGGTAACCGACGCGCATACACTGAAATGTTCCTGAAAActgacatttttaatttttttttccaccgCACACAGGACGTGATAATCAGCCTTATCGTATCAGTATTGCGTacgaataaattttatgtttttgctATTGCACCTATTGAAGTTCTTCGCTGTGACTTGGATATTAAAAAGTCCAAGCAAACCGCAGTCCCATCCATTCCCATTGAATATTTGAACGAAGCTGATGTTCTTGAATTGTTTGTGAAACGGTGCGAAACGTCTGCTTTAAAGTCAGAGGTGGCTGGGAATCTAACTTCTTTTCAAAATCGTTTCAGGATTCAGATCTTCGGTTACACATGCCGTCATCagttcgaagaattttttatgTCGCTGTTGGTTCTATTTAATACTGAAGTGGAGGTCGAAATTGTCGGTAAGTAAATTGTCGGCTTAATCGTTTTGAATGGGAACACCTTCCAGTGCGCTCGGTTATTTTgtgtgattttaaaattttatttgtcgaAAATCTGCTTGAAATTACATCTGCAAAACCATAACGCTCGCGAAATCGTCTTGCGTTGCGTTGGGTAAAATAATAGCCCCGTTTTCATCCCGCAGTTCGTTGAAGTAAGCTCTATCAATTTCCACAAAACCTACCTTTTGTGCAGCTCTTCTCGAAAATGGACTCGTATAAATGCTAAATGCCAAACTCATTTTCTTACTTCTCAACAATCGCACAACACGCGCATACATTTCGGAAGCTAGGCCTTTCCCTCTTTGCTTAGAGTCCACCACAACCAGAAAATTCCACACAACCGACTCAACGCCATATCTCCCGAACATTCCCAATTTGGAATCGTGCAATGTAGCGTGCAGCGAATTCATTATTTTCCTGAATGGTGGGATCGTTTCTTCCGTTTTGCTTGCGGCCCGAAAAGCGTCCTCCTTCTTCCAAATGAATTGCAAATTAATTCCTGCAATTTCATCGGTCTTTTTGTCGATTGCAATCAGGGACAGAGGACATACTTCTTCTGATTCCATTAGTGCGGCAATTCGGACAGCCGAGTAGTCGTCATATGTTTCATCAACTGGTGCAAGGTCACGCAGTGGATCATGGCCGTGTTCAGcgtaaaattctaaaattttgggaatatcagTCAACTCAACCAATCGTATGTTGAAGTATTTCCACTCTCCGACTACGTTTAGTTCCATTTGTAGCAGCAACGAAGTGTGTTAGTAGCAGTCGTTTATCAAAATCAACACTGACCTTTTATACAATCTCGGTATTGATTACTGTTTTCATCGGCTTTTTGAGTTGATTAACATTATCAGTACGTGTTATCGCGTATTATCAAATGCACATTGTTGTCGTATTTGTTCGGTCATTTCTTGGCTCAGCTGTTAGGTTCCGAATTTTAGTAAAAACGGAGCAAAGTTTTCGGAACTCAGGCTACTCTTATTATGACATTGGTTCcatatttcaaaatgaaacatgTCAGAAGAACATGAAATTATCAATTGCAATCACTAACATTAAACACCCCCTAAAATCAGAAGTCTTTCATCTCCTCATCTACAAACTATCAACGCATCAAGTCGAGTTGatcaatctattacttcgtttctATAAAACGTATCCTAAAGTTTtctacaaaatcttttacttcattagctaCAACATACATATCACTATGTATAAGAGCACATCCAGATCAAATCGGttatttttatcgtcgttgtcgacaacagatgactaaACTCTCTCAAGTCAACAATTTAACCTCTTTGATGATGATTTCAGCTGAAGtgtgttacaatttttaaaaaaattctctaagTTCTAAGAGATCGAAAAGAAAAGTGTTCGTCAAATATAGCTACTGAGGATGCGTATCTTGGGATGATTATAACATCACTGTTCCTCGAATTTCAGATAGCTCCGAACAATATCAAATCCGGAACATGTGTATGCTTGCGATAACTGAGCTTTTGCTATCATTGAAAGTTACGACAAACCTTGGCAGCACAAAAAACTCATTTCATCATTTACCCAGAGGAAGTCCTTTGAAACTAGACTCAATAAGGTAACGATAACCATAGCATCCGatgtaaatggaaaataaattctgttTCTGTCTGTTTCATAGTCGAAAAAAGTTGCACAAACTTCTGTTGAAATTGCCCGATTCGAATGTTTTTTATCTACCGAATGGCGAGCAAATAGGATTTCGGTCAGATGACAACATCACCAGAACTAGCAGTTTCTCGAAAGGTCAACTTGACCTAAACTGTGTGTGGCAAGTCGTCGAAGAAATGGACGAGAAGAAGATAAACCTGAGCTTGAGAAATTCACTGTATCTCATTGAATCATCGGAAATTGATTTGAAGAGCAGCCTCCAACTTATATTCGATGTTTTTGGTCAATTGATTGAGGTAAGCTTTCTTCCACCTGTGACATCTGCCAGTCCTTCAGTTCGTTTTGTCGTTCAGATAAACTATTCGCTGATCTTGCcacatttattgaaattgagcGAGATATGCGCAAATCGTGAGCAGTACCGGTGGATTAAGAATATTTCGTTAAGAATTCAAGAAGCTGTGCCCATGACGAATGTCATTGCACATCAGGTAAGAATAAGATCCTCAAATAATTAACCAGCTCGAATCTAACCGAAAATGACTTCTCAACAATTGCAGAGCATAATTTACTGCCTATGCAAATCGTCTGCAATTTTGATTCCATCATTGAGTGAACTACAAACATTATGCTCTCTGGTTCATACCTACTTGAAAAGTCCGTATCTCTCCATCCGGAACGCTACGTTAAAGGGTTTATTGTGTCTGCTGGAGAGTTGCGTCAAGACGAACACAACGATTGGTGGCCTAGGCGAGGAGCTTTCATTGATTAGGAATGTCGTTATTTATTACACAAACAACAATGGAATTGTGGAGGAAAGGTAAGTTGATTTCTCAGCCGGTTTTCTATTAGAgtgaaagtaaaataaaaattgttttcagtaAATTGACATTTAGTGATGAGCATACCAAGCTGGTGTGGGCTTTAAATCTTTACCTCATCGAAACGACATCGAAATTTGTGAACGATGTTAACGTTTTGTCGAATACTGTCATCTCGGCAAACAATGTCTTGAAGCGGACTAACAACATCGATCAATATCTTTCCATATTGCATGTAAGTACGACCTACGACGAgaataacaaattttgaatgtcagtTGTTCGAGAATGTTGTAGACCTTCTTTACCGTTGTTACGCCAATTAGAATTCactttttataatttgattgattaCAGGGTCTACAACGATTAATAGTTTGCAACGTCGATGACTGCGACTTCCGTGACAAAATCGAGCAAATTGCTTTGCATCTCTTCAAGTCGGG of Bradysia coprophila strain Holo2 chromosome X unlocalized genomic scaffold, BU_Bcop_v1 contig_26, whole genome shotgun sequence contains these proteins:
- the LOC119069094 gene encoding huntingtin — protein: MDKINLVSSFQKSIESLKNTECSRKEKLAHFANISDFVTSPSIQNHPNQVTFISNALAVLLMFCEEIDSTVHLNAEENLNKIIRFCEKTFIVRIQYDVYHEIKKNGNERSLRICLNIFGCYCHLIKQRKVKPYATNFLSCIYAISKRKETQLIESLADFLKTFCKFMENCLSDRDVLKLVEVFLNDATSDCAIKRRCASQNVMTLILNSKKPDYICRQAFNKILDILATDQTINAVIGLLGMLRLLIPELTTTKNCDFFKIIQILDVCLHLLHDKSHSIINASLEVIHVILRCSHKTMKKLLTSTDHVDVIRQDDSLRNLIFKKSGSKPSSSKLNEIDKHYFEMNSSRELEGSLFSKDTQILDEGCLSCTDIEMDSLVSIDSTHDADNLKKKSDTVSLKSQKSTESFGSFFNTLLSQSKPTETVTKFFRSQGSSLNNTPKKSQHEDNTSLKDFVEDDVISAGSLDSNVSIHSHHSSTLAVPNETDETVTVIETDAEVEPTTASPQPSPDHQSVDIGQLHPESIKLDDSTDSVKFREMSIGSIYDQFLVEYVVRLVCYKFLLAGQDQKLKLDSAVRVSIKNLSLIVLSDCVRIYPQILLMKLTVSHKASVSDECRETLFDDLSELCLTETSECKNDEQLLDIIPDHFGVSTCSIDEFLSPLSDKSINSLKGTNVSSKSPSKVPVTSKLPVKETQHDMDAEKCDQNIEDILLYFNHHDPSLRGNVQSIIGNFIVTVLEDYRSVDEFRERCFVNVETKYIRFNLLLKVLMQGLSDEIHTVIKHSISAVDVVFPSVLRTIIDRGTSIQHTSSTRNGRKIDDLNAVPKGDLCIDQILTELLIVGSNRNWVVQSKYCELVTNIDFAEMKSVLGDEIGRYYERKFLDSIFALIGDQDSRTRSRAIETLCHYVKDEPAYNCNRNVEIGNFVCARIFDRLPLAFDNFKIENSQRQHQKLGPVLYTLSNNLMELDDRNQQFGIVSAIAELVKLFNPITYHAVWNEFSVFEICLNFMRENYCIGTDAACQCDMINICTSLIAGNAFDLKYVWAKEINTLLLHVLKLLNIFYHVFNNTQPLYIPKGQKNDIFISTKEFQLFESFGYFGNDYFYRKIYKLLKQSFDSYKITITKDSGQIVMDLLSTTLNALIVILEIKVPEPTSNPIKLIEETLLYLSTLINYAPMESVIAIRQLLKYMFSMNLRCRTSDFEYLAGNVIEKECKGCEMNDMTTMLRNLSISSTSASSENVVHILLFKPIVIRCLKIFSKSDTSIQSAILDMLCKALEFNVNYSLLDANNVFLDFVLKLAELIETGAVRESEVVVPSIIKFLFCLTKEKDRKLITIPKIINITDTLLANDVRSGSRALNELAFKFFFDETGCEDGFSIKDINTQKEVALRMLIKFLHVREIQISLCNILMLLRSSTSDNENSFYVNLLQVIDDNRELFFDVEQFDSIDLCFKVASESTLMEESNLRKTFSLFYSYINQNERSFEVMSVISILIENVLSKVTEEVALEQTQLYLQERMEPIASDRATLFTESIFSFVKFAIDSLHCSNTERDIRARYGPHTRKLFRLLLKHQFGVGNFVVIKRNLSIALSDPDFITTSIHRLHASHANAFIQFLCSMKCDWLPILNVLASCEETTFGTNASNILNAVCKSERLNDAVVDFLINHLDKFVNADQRLFTKLLNDPEHFDQLIGRIDFLIGQQLSQETQQSIYLLLSTCDVLENYPKCIETTLKCVSVFEFTNLRVQTEEIIFERLSSLLDLDTTITNVLPKTAFLSLCEFCRNEEVHYSLKDVVNSLRHFYDVATECYEDEVLRADTMATVDGSWLIEQINYKSFNTHKDSKALAELLFEITSEKQLSYILQSNQFNIRHLHKFIDFSFEHMANTFKHDCMQFNPHLNYLKIPLLLKHSMVCLMERIQALCNSISPDCRDNNVDRLIDDKGNYQSIVKALISFLEHIDMLEHTCLAFIELKLIEKYFRQNILKEEMFEVLLIFGTICMLYATNVLERENIQRFDIEISLKCADLILKQKLLWNVINNSDGFAKHLDLFVDVLYKTINVHFGSTTLMSKFDIESLAINETNDCDKKAIFLAKFVEVRSKNEQNEYFKLEDVIISLIVSVLRTNKFYVFAIAPIEVLRCDLDIKKSKQTAVPSIPIEYLNEADVLELFVKRIQIFGYTCRHQFEEFFMSLLVLFNTEVEVEIVDSSEQYQIRNMCMLAITELLLSLKVTTNLGSTKNSFHHLPRGSPLKLDSISRKKLHKLLLKLPDSNVFYLPNGEQIGFRSDDNITRTSSFSKGQLDLNCVWQVVEEMDEKKINLSLRNSLYLIESSEIDLKSSLQLIFDVFGQLIEINYSLILPHLLKLSEICANREQYRWIKNISLRIQEAVPMTNVIAHQSIIYCLCKSSAILIPSLSELQTLCSLVHTYLKSPYLSIRNATLKGLLCLLESCVKTNTTIGGLGEELSLIRNVVIYYTNNNGIVEESKLTFSDEHTKLVWALNLYLIETTSKFVNDVNVLSNTVISANNVLKRTNNIDQYLSILHGLQRLIVCNVDDCDFRDKIEQIALHLFKSGNEAYSIPALKLLITCLYISSNDQLKNTENSNGIVQDEPEVILQSTERIDILFQRIKFTTPCTGEIFGNVLCQMIRDLVPPNEILTKVIKEFLSLTQPQCEVIAKILFHVFRSAIDSDSLTLLQDWLICSFPNFLMFPVNRAVWCLSVIFVSASINQHLVKIFPEILDNFNILNDRQVILFRLFTKDFYSNLSADQRLNFKKVLAECNYDIIRTSLN
- the LOC119069097 gene encoding uncharacterized protein LOC119069097, whose amino-acid sequence is MELNVVGEWKYFNIRLVELTDIPKILEFYAEHGHDPLRDLAPVDETYDDYSAVRIAALMESEEKEDAFRAASKTEETIPPFRKIMNSLHATLHDSKLGMFGRYGVESVVWNFLVVVDSKQRGKGLASEMYARVVRLLRSKKMSLAFSIYTSPFSRRAAQKVGFVEIDRAYFNELRDENGAIILPNATQDDFASVMVLQM